A single genomic interval of Koleobacter methoxysyntrophicus harbors:
- a CDS encoding VanZ family protein, producing the protein MKDKEKVFAWVLVIVWMVVIFYFSHQPARVSAVLSYSICNFFKESFNVDDSLTASLHYLVRKGAHVAEYFVLAFLLANAFEKYPLRDKKVILYSFSASFLFAISDEIHQLYVPGREGRATDVIIDTIGIIAACVTWKMRLAARRAG; encoded by the coding sequence GTGAAGGATAAGGAAAAGGTCTTTGCATGGGTTCTGGTTATAGTCTGGATGGTGGTCATTTTTTATTTTTCCCATCAGCCGGCCCGGGTGTCTGCCGTGCTGAGTTACAGTATATGCAATTTTTTTAAAGAAAGCTTTAATGTAGACGACTCCCTGACAGCGAGCCTGCATTACCTTGTCAGGAAAGGTGCCCATGTAGCAGAATATTTTGTGCTGGCCTTTCTTTTGGCGAATGCCTTTGAGAAATACCCTTTAAGGGATAAAAAGGTAATTTTGTATTCTTTTTCGGCCAGCTTCTTGTTTGCAATCAGCGATGAGATCCATCAGCTGTATGTTCCCGGCAGGGAAGGCAGGGCAACTGATGTGATCATAGATACCATCGGTATAATAGCCGCATGTGTTACATGGAAAATGAGATTGGCTGCCCGCAGGGCAGGTTAA
- a CDS encoding YlbF family regulator, with protein sequence MSIENKAKELAETIKQTEEFEALKSAEARIQLDPNAQDIINRLRETQEKIQMAQQMGRPVSRDDIKELQDIHNQMQVNITLKNFIKAQEDFNEVMQKVNRAITESLTE encoded by the coding sequence TTGAGTATAGAGAATAAGGCAAAGGAACTGGCGGAAACCATTAAACAGACCGAGGAGTTCGAAGCGTTGAAATCAGCTGAAGCCAGGATACAGCTGGACCCGAATGCTCAGGACATTATAAACAGGCTTCGGGAAACACAGGAAAAGATCCAGATGGCACAGCAGATGGGGCGACCTGTTAGCCGTGATGATATTAAAGAACTTCAGGATATTCATAATCAGATGCAGGTGAATATTACTCTGAAAAACTTTATAAAGGCCCAGGAAGATTTCAACGAAGTCATGCAGAAAGTTAACAGGGCAATAACTGAGTCTTTAACGGAATAA
- a CDS encoding helix-turn-helix domain-containing protein, with product MEIKRYTLKEVADMCDVKAENLYKWLRRLGLQVEKVEGKLSFTDTDILVINKIVELKNEGLTIKEIEEQLKPGKFTLTKDDALKLALQENAATLKQIAEEVNFQRELLYEQNKTVAVLEHKLEELTTARQKPPWWKKILGD from the coding sequence ATGGAAATAAAGAGATATACCCTGAAAGAAGTTGCAGATATGTGTGATGTAAAGGCGGAAAACCTTTATAAATGGCTGCGCAGATTGGGGTTGCAGGTTGAAAAGGTGGAAGGAAAGCTGAGCTTTACAGATACGGACATTTTGGTTATAAATAAGATTGTTGAATTAAAAAATGAGGGCCTTACCATAAAGGAGATAGAGGAACAGCTGAAACCGGGGAAATTCACTTTAACAAAGGACGATGCACTAAAGCTGGCCCTACAGGAAAATGCAGCCACCTTAAAACAGATTGCCGAAGAGGTAAACTTCCAGAGGGAACTGCTCTATGAACAGAATAAAACTGTGGCCGTGCTGGAGCATAAACTTGAAGAACTGACAACTGCCCGCCAAAAGCCTCCGTGGTGGAAAAAGATCCTGGGGGATTGA
- a CDS encoding type II toxin-antitoxin system PemK/MazF family toxin: protein MIVKRGEVYYADLSPVVGSEQGGVRPVLIIQNDVGNKYSPTVIVAAITSQIDKAKLPTHVEIKAKGWGFDKDSVILLEQIRTLDKKRLKEKITFLDHEIMAKVDKALKISLGLNEC from the coding sequence TTGATCGTAAAAAGAGGAGAAGTGTATTATGCGGATCTGAGCCCTGTGGTCGGTTCTGAGCAGGGAGGGGTCAGGCCGGTATTGATTATTCAAAATGATGTAGGAAACAAGTACAGCCCGACGGTAATCGTTGCTGCCATTACTTCTCAGATCGATAAAGCCAAACTCCCTACCCATGTGGAGATTAAGGCTAAGGGATGGGGTTTTGATAAAGATTCGGTAATTCTGCTGGAACAGATAAGAACCCTGGACAAAAAGAGGTTGAAGGAGAAAATAACCTTTCTAGACCATGAAATCATGGCAAAGGTTGATAAAGCCCTGAAGATAAGCCTGGGCCTAAATGAGTGCTGA
- the ilvN gene encoding acetolactate synthase small subunit codes for MKLKKRCILAVLVRNEYGVVTRISGLFTRRGFNIDSFTGEETEDPRISRLTIVAKGDERELEQIKKQLEKLEDVIKVKELKPEFSISRELALIKVRSDAANRSDIIQIVNIFRAKIVDVNSRSLVIEITGEKRKIKAMLRLLKPFGIIEIVRTGLIALQRGNAGIIPGKLRGSVSCSKDLG; via the coding sequence ATGAAGCTTAAAAAACGGTGCATACTTGCCGTGCTGGTGAGGAACGAATACGGTGTTGTTACCAGGATATCGGGGTTATTTACCAGACGGGGCTTTAACATCGATAGTTTTACCGGGGAAGAAACAGAAGACCCCAGGATTTCCAGACTTACCATTGTGGCAAAGGGGGACGAGAGGGAACTGGAACAGATAAAAAAACAGCTGGAAAAGCTGGAAGATGTAATCAAGGTGAAGGAATTAAAGCCGGAATTTTCTATTTCCAGGGAGCTTGCCCTTATTAAGGTACGGTCCGATGCCGCCAACAGGTCGGATATAATTCAGATTGTCAACATTTTCAGAGCCAAGATCGTGGATGTTAACAGCCGTTCCCTTGTAATTGAGATTACAGGGGAAAAGAGAAAGATAAAGGCTATGCTTCGCCTACTTAAACCCTTCGGCATAATAGAAATAGTAAGGACAGGCCTCATTGCCCTTCAGAGGGGAAATGCCGGTATTATACCAGGCAAACTCAGGGGAAGTGTTTCCTGCAGCAAAGACCTCGGTTAG